From one Melioribacteraceae bacterium genomic stretch:
- the ric gene encoding iron-sulfur cluster repair di-iron protein — MNELLKKTVGEIVTEDYRTAEIFKSHKIDFCCNGGKIFNEVLSVKNLDADKIISELNSVKQNNNNGSVDFDSWELDLLADYIEKKHHRYVEVKTPELKQYLAKLCKVHGENHPELFEINEHFNKSAGELAMHMKKEELILFPYVRKMAAAKQNNEKIDLPQFGTVENPIQAMMHEHDNEGERFRQIAEISNNYTPPADGCNTYRVTFALLKEFQDDLHLHIHLENNILFPKAIEYEKMMK, encoded by the coding sequence GTGAACGAATTATTGAAAAAAACAGTTGGAGAAATTGTTACGGAAGATTACCGGACAGCGGAGATATTTAAATCGCATAAAATTGATTTTTGCTGCAACGGCGGAAAAATTTTTAACGAAGTACTATCAGTAAAAAATTTAGATGCGGATAAAATTATTTCGGAGCTAAATTCCGTAAAACAAAACAACAATAATGGATCTGTAGATTTTGATTCCTGGGAACTTGATTTACTTGCAGATTATATTGAGAAAAAACATCATCGATATGTAGAAGTAAAAACACCGGAATTAAAACAATATCTTGCAAAACTCTGTAAGGTACATGGTGAAAATCATCCGGAGCTTTTTGAAATAAATGAACACTTTAATAAGTCTGCCGGCGAACTGGCAATGCACATGAAAAAGGAAGAATTAATTTTGTTCCCTTATGTTAGAAAAATGGCTGCCGCAAAACAAAATAATGAAAAGATAGATTTACCCCAATTCGGAACAGTCGAAAACCCAATTCAAGCTATGATGCATGAACATGATAACGAGGGAGAACGATTTAGACAAATAGCAGAGATATCAAATAATTACACACCGCCCGCAGATGGATGTAATACTTATCGCGTTACGTTTGCATTGCTGAAGGAGTTCCAAGATGACCTGCATCTGCATATTCATTTAGAAAATAACATTCTATTTCCGAAAGCTATTGAATATGAAAAAATGATGAAGTAA
- a CDS encoding DUF2249 domain-containing protein, translating into MITKEMRVSHVLQQYPDTLEIFIKASPHFSKLKNKILRKALAGRVTVEQAAKIGGVDLYNFLFELNKAINQLPDNFEKMMNRPKQEEELGTNKPEFLINAERGKIKELDVRPIIDEGKDPLSTIMNFVKNIADDEIFLLINSFEPLPLYTVLGNKGFEHFTEKVDNTFKVYFYKTGKEHGIKEDKANQIDDTFAINLSGYENVIEINVRELPPPEPMMKVFETLPRVDENTLLLVHHHREPLMLYPKLEERGYRAQSNKIEENYYKVFIVKK; encoded by the coding sequence ATGATTACCAAAGAAATGAGGGTATCTCACGTCTTACAACAGTATCCCGATACTCTCGAAATATTTATTAAAGCGAGTCCGCACTTTTCGAAATTAAAAAATAAAATTTTACGGAAAGCTTTAGCGGGGCGGGTTACCGTGGAACAAGCCGCTAAAATTGGCGGCGTTGACTTGTATAACTTTTTGTTTGAATTAAATAAGGCTATTAACCAATTACCGGATAATTTTGAAAAGATGATGAACAGACCTAAACAAGAAGAAGAGTTGGGAACGAATAAACCTGAATTCTTGATAAACGCTGAAAGAGGGAAAATAAAAGAACTTGATGTAAGACCTATTATCGATGAAGGAAAAGACCCGCTCTCGACAATAATGAACTTTGTAAAAAATATTGCCGATGACGAAATATTTCTGTTAATCAATTCATTCGAACCTCTACCGTTATACACTGTTCTCGGGAACAAAGGATTTGAACATTTTACCGAAAAGGTGGATAACACATTCAAAGTTTACTTTTATAAAACCGGTAAAGAGCATGGTATAAAAGAAGATAAAGCAAATCAAATCGATGATACGTTCGCAATTAATTTATCGGGTTACGAAAACGTGATTGAAATAAATGTAAGAGAGCTTCCTCCACCGGAACCAATGATGAAAGTGTTTGAAACATTACCGCGGGTAGATGAAAATACTCTTTTGCTTGTACATCATCACCGCGAACCGTTGATGCTTTATCCCAAACTTGAAGAACGAGGATACCGGGCGCAGTCAAATAAAATTGAAGAAAATTATTACAAGGTATTTATTGTAAAGAAATGA
- a CDS encoding metal-sulfur cluster assembly factor has product MVTEELVRQKLKSVIDPEVGFNIVDMGLVYGIDIKDKKVIITMTLTTPGCPMHDSITEWAERVVKQLDPVMDVKINLVWEPQWTPDMMSNEIKELLGY; this is encoded by the coding sequence ATGGTTACCGAAGAACTAGTTCGTCAAAAACTAAAAAGCGTAATCGATCCCGAAGTTGGTTTTAATATTGTTGATATGGGTCTAGTTTACGGTATAGATATAAAAGATAAAAAAGTAATTATAACAATGACACTAACAACACCGGGCTGCCCAATGCACGACAGCATTACGGAATGGGCGGAAAGAGTTGTAAAACAACTCGACCCGGTAATGGATGTTAAAATCAATCTTGTTTGGGAACCGCAATGGACGCCCGATATGATGAGTAATGAAATTAAAGAATTGTTAGGATACTAA
- a CDS encoding cbb3-type cytochrome c oxidase subunit I → MFTTVRYFVKTSIIFLILGISTGLYMSFAKNVFETGYSYDLVSAHTHVILVGSVMMMIMGVALWFFPRAEKKDKRYNPDLILIVYWMMTTATALRFISQAALSFYFVRWLNVIVTIASTLQVIAMTLFFYSMWGRIRPVGSQYREAKGEKF, encoded by the coding sequence ATGTTTACCACAGTAAGATATTTTGTAAAAACCAGCATAATATTTTTAATCCTCGGAATATCAACCGGATTATATATGTCGTTTGCAAAAAATGTTTTTGAAACTGGTTATAGTTATGATTTGGTATCGGCGCATACTCACGTAATCTTAGTTGGTTCGGTAATGATGATGATTATGGGCGTTGCATTATGGTTTTTCCCCCGTGCTGAAAAGAAAGACAAGAGATACAATCCCGATTTAATTTTAATTGTGTACTGGATGATGACAACGGCAACTGCGCTAAGATTTATTTCGCAAGCAGCATTGTCGTTTTATTTTGTTCGGTGGCTCAATGTTATTGTAACGATTGCCTCCACTTTACAAGTGATTGCTATGACGCTCTTCTTTTATTCGATGTGGGGAAGAATAAGACCTGTCGGCAGCCAGTATAGAGAAGCGAAAGGAGAAAAATTTTAA
- a CDS encoding carboxymuconolactone decarboxylase family protein, with translation MMKTENLYPSTSKKLNDEKASLSPNIISTWRNFSKTVFEEGALDIKTKQLIAVASAHITQCPYCIRAHTKQAMQSGASKEEIMEAIWIAAEMRAGAAYAHAGIAMDEMDKS, from the coding sequence ATGATGAAAACGGAAAACCTATATCCTTCAACAAGCAAAAAACTGAATGATGAAAAAGCATCTTTGTCACCAAATATTATTAGTACATGGCGCAATTTCAGTAAAACTGTTTTTGAAGAAGGGGCGCTCGATATAAAAACAAAACAGCTTATAGCGGTTGCATCTGCTCATATTACACAGTGTCCTTATTGTATAAGAGCGCACACAAAGCAGGCAATGCAGAGCGGAGCCAGCAAAGAAGAAATTATGGAAGCAATTTGGATTGCTGCAGAAATGCGCGCAGGTGCAGCCTATGCACACGCAGGCATTGCTATGGATGAAATGGACAAATCCTAA
- a CDS encoding DUF2249 domain-containing protein translates to MPNQLDIRSVQPREKHPTIFKTFDELNAGETFQLINDHDPMPLYYQFQAERPEQFGWEYVEQGPEVWRVNISKKGLT, encoded by the coding sequence ATGCCAAATCAACTTGATATTCGTTCGGTTCAACCAAGAGAAAAACACCCGACAATCTTCAAAACCTTTGATGAATTAAATGCAGGCGAAACATTTCAATTAATTAACGATCACGACCCGATGCCGCTTTATTACCAGTTTCAAGCGGAAAGACCGGAGCAGTTCGGATGGGAATATGTTGAACAAGGTCCCGAAGTATGGCGGGTTAATATTTCAAAAAAGGGGTTAACGTAA
- a CDS encoding 4Fe-4S dicluster domain-containing protein — MMLITDDCINCTACAVECPRDAVLEPGKERDVNGIIFPSLSEDHYFIVTEICDECSQLNEIKCVAVCPMNAIEVN; from the coding sequence ATGATGCTTATAACCGATGATTGTATAAATTGCACCGCCTGTGCGGTCGAATGCCCGCGTGATGCGGTATTGGAACCCGGCAAAGAGCGAGATGTAAACGGCATTATATTTCCGTCTTTATCGGAGGATCATTATTTTATAGTTACGGAAATTTGTGATGAATGTTCACAGTTGAACGAAATAAAATGTGTCGCAGTTTGTCCAATGAATGCAATTGAAGTCAATTAA
- a CDS encoding NAD(P)/FAD-dependent oxidoreductase, with the protein MNSIKDETLAEFLDDFMHIEYRGKDHIIARQHYREVFNDLIPRYFENNNEVQEPLQSKQSESTGNGNIVIIGAGYGGLTAALRLEKYLRKDCRYKIHLIDKNPYHTIKTQLHEAAVRKEEVSIPLDRILRKKNISFHIGTVINIDIKHKQIEMDSKFIGYDFLVIAIGSKVNYYDIPGMEEHSLPLQTLQDADKIYNHISKICAQTASENDSMIRKNKLRFVIGGGGLSGVEFAGELADHTSACIKNYNVRNDELEIIIIEAADRLVPFMEPGYSQKIKEKLINKGVRVLTKTKIARRTKDEIVLADGKEIKTKNFIWTGGIRVSELLKNGGLETDQTGKVIVDEHLHAKSDNNIYVIGDSANAINPYTGKTVPAAAQFALQQGRVVAINIFSETTGRQKKKYYPKVTGEVVSLGKHLAIGWMALPLIKKVTFVGFLGRLLKAAIKEKHIFLLRKESRNWITY; encoded by the coding sequence ATGAATTCAATTAAAGATGAAACACTTGCCGAATTCTTAGATGATTTCATGCATATTGAATACAGGGGAAAGGACCATATAATTGCGCGTCAGCATTATCGTGAAGTGTTTAATGACCTTATACCTAGATATTTTGAGAATAATAATGAAGTACAGGAACCACTCCAATCAAAACAATCTGAATCAACAGGGAACGGGAACATTGTAATAATTGGCGCAGGCTACGGCGGTTTAACAGCAGCTTTACGCTTAGAAAAATACCTTAGAAAAGATTGCAGATATAAAATTCATTTAATAGACAAGAATCCCTATCACACAATAAAAACACAGCTTCATGAAGCGGCTGTTCGCAAAGAAGAGGTCTCAATTCCATTAGACCGAATTTTACGAAAGAAAAACATTTCGTTTCACATCGGTACTGTAATCAATATTGATATTAAGCATAAACAAATAGAAATGGATTCGAAGTTTATCGGCTATGATTTTTTGGTTATAGCAATCGGTAGTAAGGTTAATTATTATGATATCCCCGGAATGGAAGAGCATTCCTTACCGTTACAAACTTTGCAAGATGCAGATAAAATTTATAACCATATCTCAAAAATATGTGCCCAAACAGCTTCCGAAAATGATTCGATGATTAGAAAGAATAAATTACGTTTTGTAATCGGCGGCGGCGGACTTTCGGGTGTTGAGTTTGCCGGAGAGCTTGCCGATCATACTTCGGCTTGCATTAAAAATTATAATGTAAGAAATGATGAATTGGAAATAATAATAATCGAGGCTGCTGATAGACTTGTTCCTTTTATGGAGCCGGGATATTCTCAAAAAATTAAAGAGAAACTAATAAATAAGGGGGTACGGGTTTTAACTAAAACCAAAATTGCACGACGCACAAAAGATGAAATTGTGCTTGCCGATGGAAAAGAAATTAAAACAAAAAACTTTATTTGGACAGGCGGCATTCGTGTTTCGGAACTTTTGAAAAACGGCGGGTTAGAAACCGACCAAACAGGTAAAGTAATTGTCGATGAACATCTGCATGCAAAAAGTGATAATAATATCTATGTAATAGGTGATAGTGCAAACGCAATAAATCCTTACACCGGCAAAACGGTTCCTGCCGCTGCACAATTTGCGCTGCAGCAGGGTAGGGTGGTTGCAATAAATATTTTTAGCGAAACAACAGGTAGGCAGAAAAAGAAATATTACCCAAAAGTAACAGGCGAGGTAGTTAGTTTAGGTAAACATTTAGCAATTGGGTGGATGGCTCTCCCCCTAATCAAAAAAGTAACCTTTGTGGGTTTTCTCGGAAGACTTCTCAAAGCAGCTATTAAAGAGAAACATATTTTTCTGCTCAGAAAAGAAAGCAGAAATTGGATTACATACTAA
- a CDS encoding Crp/Fnr family transcriptional regulator, which translates to MEKIDQKSTLKSIPVFSELSIEQLREISEIGSIHKYSKGENLFRAGDYYRGFYILLKGIVKVYDLNKEGKETVIHIIKPVNVFADIPLFEGKNYPVSADAIEDSIALFIPKEEFINLIMNNPEISLKMLAGFAKRMKSLVKQIEDLSSKEVINRLAKYIIKEVKKSGTENLPEPFIKLAAPKSVIASYIGTITETFSRTLNKLQSEKIIRVQGKKIFINNLSELKKLADN; encoded by the coding sequence ATGGAAAAAATAGATCAAAAATCGACATTAAAATCTATCCCGGTTTTTTCGGAACTTTCTATTGAACAGTTAAGAGAAATTTCTGAAATAGGTTCAATTCATAAATATTCAAAGGGCGAAAATTTATTCAGAGCCGGAGATTATTACCGCGGCTTTTATATTCTGCTTAAAGGAATAGTAAAAGTCTACGACCTAAACAAAGAAGGCAAAGAAACAGTGATTCATATTATTAAGCCTGTCAATGTATTCGCGGATATCCCTTTGTTTGAAGGTAAAAATTACCCGGTTAGCGCAGATGCAATTGAAGATAGTATTGCTTTATTTATACCGAAAGAAGAATTTATTAATCTTATAATGAACAATCCGGAAATATCCCTTAAAATGTTGGCGGGATTTGCAAAACGTATGAAGTCGTTAGTCAAACAAATTGAAGACCTTTCATCAAAAGAAGTAATTAACAGGCTGGCAAAATATATAATAAAAGAAGTGAAAAAAAGCGGAACAGAAAACCTGCCCGAACCTTTCATAAAATTAGCTGCTCCTAAGTCTGTAATAGCCTCTTACATAGGTACAATAACCGAAACATTTTCAAGAACTTTAAATAAACTTCAAAGTGAAAAAATTATACGGGTACAGGGCAAAAAAATATTTATTAATAATTTATCCGAGCTAAAAAAACTTGCTGACAATTAG
- a CDS encoding FAD-binding oxidoreductase, producing the protein MSDFKLKILSVQNDTHDVKVLKLEKPNGYKFTPGQAADVAVNKPNFTNQKRSFTFTGLNDWDYLEFTIKIYNNHKGVTKEIGQLKSGDELIISESWGAIEYKGEGTFIAGGAGITPFIAILRKLEAENKIGSNRLIFANKTSDDIIHKDEFSRMLGKNFINILSDENAEGYAEGFITEEFLKSSVKDFDKKFYLCGPPPMMEALEKQLANLKVDKDAIIKEQF; encoded by the coding sequence ATGAGTGATTTTAAATTGAAAATACTCAGTGTCCAAAATGATACTCATGATGTAAAAGTGTTGAAGTTAGAAAAACCAAATGGGTATAAATTTACACCTGGGCAGGCGGCTGATGTTGCAGTAAACAAACCCAACTTCACCAATCAAAAACGTTCATTTACATTTACAGGATTAAATGATTGGGATTATCTGGAGTTTACTATAAAAATATATAACAATCATAAGGGCGTTACAAAAGAAATAGGACAACTAAAATCGGGTGACGAACTTATTATAAGCGAGTCTTGGGGAGCAATAGAATACAAGGGCGAAGGAACTTTTATTGCAGGCGGTGCCGGTATTACGCCCTTTATTGCAATTTTACGAAAGCTGGAAGCTGAGAATAAAATTGGCAGCAATAGATTAATATTTGCAAACAAAACATCGGATGATATAATTCACAAAGATGAATTCAGCAGAATGCTGGGTAAAAATTTCATAAATATTTTGTCGGATGAAAATGCCGAAGGTTATGCCGAGGGCTTTATAACCGAAGAGTTTCTAAAATCATCGGTAAAAGATTTTGATAAAAAGTTTTATCTATGCGGACCTCCGCCAATGATGGAAGCTTTAGAAAAGCAACTAGCAAATCTTAAGGTTGATAAAGATGCGATTATTAAGGAACAATTTTAG